One genomic region from Dethiosulfovibrio russensis encodes:
- a CDS encoding hydroxymethylglutaryl-CoA lyase yields the protein MTRGSLPSRVEIREVCPRDGFQSVKEKIFTKDKIALIDAMAETGVSVMEVTSFVSPKAIPQMSDASEVMTHFNERWSGKVKSVVLVPNVKGAENALKVSPDSLNFVLSASASHNRANTRRTIEESLAELKEVKSLCGDVELGLSVATSFQCPFEGAISPDAVVNIVEKAMEIGVGTVTLADTIGTCDPVYLSSTLSQIKKVFGDYPFFLHLHDTHGMAMVNTMIAMEMGFYRFDSATGGLGGCPFAPGAAGNSATEDMVNFFDRVGVSSGVDLERVLAIADRMKTMGLPVNSHMSSYRAGCSSLSCEG from the coding sequence ATGACCAGAGGGAGTCTACCGTCCAGGGTGGAGATAAGAGAGGTCTGTCCGAGAGACGGTTTCCAGAGCGTAAAGGAAAAGATCTTCACGAAGGACAAGATCGCCCTGATCGACGCTATGGCCGAGACCGGCGTATCCGTTATGGAGGTGACTTCCTTCGTAAGTCCCAAGGCCATTCCTCAGATGTCCGATGCCTCGGAGGTCATGACCCATTTCAACGAGAGATGGAGTGGGAAGGTAAAGTCCGTCGTCTTGGTTCCCAACGTCAAAGGAGCCGAGAACGCACTGAAGGTCTCTCCCGATTCACTGAACTTCGTGCTCTCCGCCAGCGCCTCTCACAACAGGGCAAACACCAGGAGGACCATAGAGGAGTCTCTGGCCGAGTTGAAAGAAGTCAAATCTCTTTGCGGAGATGTGGAGCTCGGACTTTCGGTGGCTACCTCCTTTCAGTGTCCCTTCGAGGGCGCTATCTCTCCTGATGCCGTAGTGAATATAGTCGAGAAGGCTATGGAGATCGGAGTGGGTACGGTTACCCTTGCCGACACCATAGGTACCTGTGATCCGGTCTATCTGAGTTCGACTCTGTCGCAGATAAAAAAGGTCTTCGGGGACTATCCTTTCTTTCTCCACCTCCACGATACCCACGGCATGGCTATGGTTAACACTATGATCGCTATGGAGATGGGGTTTTACCGGTTCGACTCGGCTACCGGCGGTCTTGGTGGATGTCCCTTCGCACCTGGAGCGGCGGGAAACTCTGCCACCGAGGACATGGTCAATTTCTTCGACCGTGTAGGTGTCTCCAGTGGAGTGGACCTGGAAAGGGTCCTTGCCATAGCCGATAGAATGAAGACCATGGGGCTTCCGGTGAACAGCCACATGTCCTCTTACAGGGCCGGATGCAGCAGCCTTTCCTGCGAAGGGTGA